Proteins encoded within one genomic window of Bremerella alba:
- a CDS encoding TPM domain-containing protein: MQRASTLFSADQRQKIQETVAQAEANTSCEIVPVVATASGRYDRAEDILGLWLATIAAVLVWTLYPRSAEDPGDWAGTSLDWGLLALVVSIVVAFLVGAMLGSQIGWLRRLFTPSNQMKDEVASQARQVFFDRRVHHTSGATGLLIYVSLFEHTAAVLADQEVLEKLGQPALDELCQQLTEGLHQGHPTEAMCGVIESAGQQLAGVLPRTDDDTNELPDALVLMD; encoded by the coding sequence ATGCAACGAGCATCGACTCTCTTCAGTGCCGACCAAAGGCAAAAGATCCAGGAAACCGTTGCCCAGGCCGAAGCAAACACTTCGTGCGAGATCGTCCCGGTCGTCGCGACTGCTTCCGGCCGTTACGATCGGGCCGAAGATATCCTCGGCCTCTGGCTGGCCACGATCGCGGCTGTCCTGGTTTGGACGCTCTATCCCCGCTCGGCGGAAGACCCAGGAGACTGGGCCGGCACGTCGCTGGACTGGGGACTGCTGGCCCTGGTGGTTAGTATTGTGGTGGCGTTTCTCGTGGGCGCTATGCTCGGAAGTCAAATCGGTTGGCTCCGGCGGCTGTTCACACCCAGCAATCAAATGAAAGACGAAGTCGCTTCCCAGGCACGCCAGGTTTTCTTCGACCGACGCGTGCATCACACCAGCGGAGCAACGGGACTGTTGATTTACGTTTCCCTATTCGAGCACACCGCCGCGGTCCTGGCCGATCAAGAAGTTCTCGAAAAGCTCGGCCAACCGGCCCTCGACGAGCTTTGCCAACAGCTGACCGAAGGACTGCATCAAGGCCATCCAACCGAAGCGATGTGCGGCGTTATCGAATCTGCCGGCCAACAACTGGCCGGAGTCTTACCGCGAACCGACGACGACACCAACGAACTTCCCGATGCATTGGTGCTGATGGATTAG
- a CDS encoding DUF1559 domain-containing protein has translation MRFRPLPRNGFTLVELLVVIAIIGVLIALLLPAVQQAREAARRMQCSNQLKQLGLALHNYHDTFGDFVPRKQGTNDPGYGSGNDLLSNAGRASGFIGILPFIEQSAMYDQIAAGDAATAPGGPYAWRNWDVWDTAPQMLRCPSATSATSPEYAVNYMFSAGDSIYRNRDGQDLRGVFQTVRGVNMRDITDGTSNTIAMSERLITNFPLGSGGGSVRVTQGTITGISGISSNPSQCLATSSGGFYTNSSNVKGRTGWRWTDGPIEKVGFTTVLPPNAPSCIDGSDPNGDGTTTILPPTSNHPGGAMGLFCDGSVKFVTETIDTGDLTLAESNGGQSPYGIWGAMGSKSGGEAFSAD, from the coding sequence ATGCGCTTCCGACCCTTACCACGAAATGGTTTTACCTTAGTCGAGCTTCTAGTTGTGATCGCCATCATTGGCGTTTTGATTGCCTTGCTATTGCCGGCCGTCCAACAGGCCCGCGAAGCTGCGCGAAGAATGCAGTGCTCGAACCAATTGAAGCAATTGGGACTTGCTCTGCATAACTATCACGACACCTTTGGCGACTTCGTTCCGCGTAAGCAAGGGACGAATGATCCTGGCTACGGTAGCGGCAACGATCTCCTGTCCAACGCCGGACGAGCAAGCGGTTTCATTGGCATACTGCCGTTCATCGAACAGAGCGCCATGTACGACCAAATCGCCGCCGGTGATGCCGCCACCGCCCCTGGGGGACCTTATGCCTGGCGTAACTGGGACGTTTGGGACACTGCTCCCCAAATGCTGCGTTGCCCTTCGGCCACGTCGGCGACCAGCCCTGAATATGCGGTAAACTACATGTTTAGCGCAGGCGACTCGATCTATCGAAATCGCGACGGCCAAGATTTACGTGGTGTCTTCCAAACAGTTCGCGGCGTCAACATGCGTGACATCACCGACGGAACGAGCAACACGATTGCCATGAGCGAACGCTTGATCACTAACTTTCCTCTTGGCAGTGGTGGTGGAAGCGTCCGCGTCACACAGGGAACCATCACCGGAATCTCTGGGATCTCAAGCAATCCCTCGCAGTGCCTGGCCACGTCAAGCGGCGGTTTCTACACCAACTCTTCCAACGTCAAAGGACGCACCGGTTGGCGCTGGACTGATGGCCCCATCGAGAAGGTTGGCTTCACTACAGTTCTGCCACCCAACGCGCCTTCCTGCATTGATGGATCCGACCCTAACGGCGACGGCACGACCACCATTTTGCCTCCGACCAGCAATCACCCTGGCGGTGCGATGGGCTTGTTCTGCGATGGATCGGTCAAGTTCGTAACCGAAACGATCGACACCGGTGACCTAACCCTGGCCGAGTCCAACGGCGGTCAAAGCCCTTACGGAATCTGGGGAGCCATGGGTTCCAAGTCCGGCGGCGAGGCCTTCTCGGCCGATTAG
- a CDS encoding DUF1593 domain-containing protein, which yields MRNGVWLFVSVFLSLSACPLLAAETQTPRPRLLVLTDVGGDPDDQQSLVRLMVYANQFRLEGLVASASGTPGELKKAIVQPQLIREIVNAYGQVRPNLARHESNWPEAAELLACIKSGNPQRGRKHIGEKHDTEGSRFLIEKIDSGTQDDRLNIAIWGGQTDLAQALWRVKHDRSEREFQAFVQKFRVYDIADQDGIAQWMHDEFPGMFYILSKAPPGQDKRQAVFRGMYLTGDQSLTSRKWIEENIRSQGPLGKLYPTKTWTSPNPHGCLKEGDTPSWFFFLPAGGNQPGDPSQPGWGGQYFLAEDGWYRDQSSGSGDPRETVSKWRPKFQRDFAQRMAWCMPKQDR from the coding sequence ATGCGAAACGGTGTCTGGCTTTTCGTAAGTGTATTTCTATCGCTGAGTGCCTGCCCGCTTCTGGCAGCCGAAACGCAAACGCCGCGACCACGCCTGCTGGTGCTTACCGACGTTGGTGGTGACCCAGACGATCAACAGTCGCTGGTTCGCCTGATGGTTTATGCCAATCAGTTTCGCTTGGAAGGTCTCGTTGCGTCGGCTTCCGGTACGCCTGGCGAACTGAAGAAAGCGATCGTGCAGCCTCAGTTAATTCGCGAGATCGTCAACGCCTACGGCCAAGTCCGACCGAACTTAGCCCGACACGAATCCAACTGGCCGGAAGCGGCCGAACTGCTCGCGTGCATCAAATCAGGCAATCCCCAGCGAGGGCGGAAGCATATCGGCGAGAAGCACGACACGGAAGGCTCGCGTTTTTTGATCGAGAAGATCGACTCCGGCACCCAGGACGATCGACTGAACATCGCTATCTGGGGTGGTCAAACCGACCTGGCCCAGGCCCTCTGGCGCGTCAAACACGATCGCAGTGAACGAGAATTCCAGGCCTTTGTCCAAAAGTTTCGCGTCTACGATATCGCCGATCAAGATGGAATCGCCCAGTGGATGCACGACGAATTCCCTGGCATGTTCTATATCCTTAGCAAGGCGCCCCCAGGCCAAGACAAACGTCAGGCCGTCTTTCGTGGGATGTATCTGACCGGAGACCAGTCCTTAACCAGCCGTAAGTGGATCGAGGAGAATATCCGCTCGCAGGGACCGCTCGGCAAGCTCTATCCCACCAAGACGTGGACCAGCCCTAATCCCCACGGCTGCTTGAAAGAAGGGGATACACCCTCTTGGTTTTTCTTTCTGCCGGCCGGAGGCAACCAACCCGGCGATCCTTCTCAGCCTGGCTGGGGCGGCCAATACTTCTTAGCCGAAGATGGCTGGTACCGTGATCAATCAAGCGGAAGCGGCGACCCGCGCGAGACTGTCTCGAAATGGCGTCCCAAATTTCAACGCGACTTTGCACAGCGGATGGCCTGGTGCATGCCCAAACAGGACCGGTAG
- a CDS encoding TPM domain-containing protein — protein sequence MPIIRSCRTFALCLLIGVLALSFASTVAAIQIDIEKPGDREFIRDTADMISPEGKEQILDICDKLLSEKATPIIVITIDSMANHGGEGLRIETFATLLFDQWGIGQAEINGQEWNTGILLLVSKNDRKARIELGGGWGRREDALCRQIMDEQIIPRFKQGQFSEGIVAGVESLDKMARKLELPTQPRPWWHYAIGVGFVALAIFTGVSLYRRGSSGWAWALWALVFTVLGVILYQLATSRGSGGGGGFSGGSFGGGSSGGGGATGSW from the coding sequence ATGCCCATCATTAGAAGTTGCCGAACCTTCGCATTGTGCCTGCTGATCGGCGTGCTGGCGTTGTCCTTTGCCTCGACTGTCGCGGCCATTCAAATTGATATCGAGAAGCCTGGCGATCGCGAGTTCATTCGCGACACGGCCGATATGATTTCGCCGGAGGGCAAGGAACAGATTCTCGATATCTGCGACAAGCTACTCTCTGAAAAAGCCACGCCGATCATCGTTATCACAATCGATTCGATGGCCAACCATGGCGGTGAAGGACTGCGGATCGAGACCTTCGCGACGCTGTTGTTCGACCAGTGGGGAATCGGCCAAGCCGAAATCAATGGGCAAGAGTGGAACACCGGCATCTTGCTGCTGGTCTCTAAGAACGATCGCAAGGCACGCATTGAACTGGGCGGTGGCTGGGGGCGTCGTGAAGATGCCCTTTGCCGGCAGATCATGGACGAGCAAATCATCCCACGCTTCAAGCAAGGGCAATTCTCGGAAGGGATCGTCGCTGGCGTCGAGTCGCTCGACAAGATGGCTCGGAAGCTTGAACTTCCTACCCAGCCGCGCCCCTGGTGGCACTATGCAATCGGTGTGGGTTTCGTAGCGCTGGCGATCTTCACCGGCGTGTCGCTCTATCGACGCGGATCAAGCGGATGGGCCTGGGCCCTTTGGGCACTCGTGTTCACCGTGCTGGGGGTCATTCTCTATCAGTTGGCGACCAGCCGAGGCAGCGGTGGTGGTGGCGGCTTTAGCGGCGGTTCGTTCGGTGGTGGTTCTTCCGGTGGCGGTGGTGCCACAGGCTCTTGGTAA
- a CDS encoding carboxypeptidase-like regulatory domain-containing protein → MSISWCRCAPLVLCVSLFLIAGCTSQETGESLGATVTGTILYKGSPVDGAMVTFRPTGEGGHGAFAQTDEEGKYKLSTSVAGTTGVQPGDYVVTVTKTEAAQSNVASEDDPNYNPNASGRAPAAKNVLPKKYAAAKTSGLEFTVNQGPNNLPIELAD, encoded by the coding sequence TTGAGTATCTCTTGGTGCCGATGTGCCCCGTTGGTTTTGTGTGTCAGTCTGTTTTTAATCGCTGGTTGTACTAGCCAAGAAACAGGCGAGTCTTTAGGTGCGACGGTCACCGGAACCATCCTCTATAAAGGTAGCCCAGTTGATGGGGCAATGGTCACGTTTCGTCCAACCGGCGAAGGTGGTCATGGAGCGTTTGCTCAGACCGACGAAGAAGGAAAGTACAAGCTGTCCACATCAGTCGCTGGAACGACCGGCGTGCAGCCCGGCGACTACGTCGTAACGGTTACCAAAACCGAAGCGGCCCAGTCGAATGTCGCTTCTGAGGATGATCCCAACTACAACCCCAACGCGAGCGGCCGCGCGCCAGCAGCGAAGAACGTGCTTCCTAAGAAGTATGCCGCTGCGAAAACTTCTGGCCTGGAATTCACCGTGAATCAAGGGCCCAACAACCTGCCGATCGAACTAGCCGATTAG